From the genome of Phytohabitans rumicis, one region includes:
- a CDS encoding Rieske (2Fe-2S) protein produces the protein MGRRKVLAAGAVGVGAVGLLAACGDDDTAASTSTDSGSSTATSSAPSATSSSAAADSGSGSSSSNALASTSDIPVGSGKIFTAEKVVVTQPTEGDFKCFSAICTHQGCPVAKIDTSAITCTCHNSTFSLTDGSVLGGPASSPLAAQTITVADGSITLS, from the coding sequence GTGGGTCGTCGTAAAGTGCTCGCCGCCGGAGCGGTAGGCGTCGGAGCCGTCGGCCTCCTCGCCGCGTGTGGCGACGACGACACCGCCGCGTCCACGTCCACCGACTCCGGCAGTTCCACCGCCACGTCGTCGGCTCCATCCGCGACGTCCTCCTCGGCGGCGGCCGACTCCGGCAGCGGCTCGTCTTCGTCCAACGCCCTCGCCAGCACCTCCGACATCCCGGTCGGCAGTGGCAAGATCTTCACGGCGGAAAAGGTCGTGGTCACCCAGCCCACCGAGGGCGACTTCAAGTGCTTCAGCGCGATCTGCACCCACCAGGGCTGCCCCGTCGCCAAGATCGACACGAGCGCCATCACGTGTACGTGTCACAACAGCACGTTCTCGCTGACCGATGGCTCAGTTTTGGGCGGCCCCGCGTCGAGCCCTCTGGCGGCTCAGACCATCACGGTGGCGGACGGCTCGATCACTCTGTCGTGA
- a CDS encoding serine hydrolase domain-containing protein: MTLLPETTRLIDVLVADAQAAGRAPSVVVGVVRDGTVAYIAGAGEHPAPAAGTQYRIGSISKTLTAVLIMQLRDEGRLALDDLLYRHLPGTPVGGVTLRQLLGHAAGLQREPDSAGWWERTTGTDVDTLLAGLTPDKLAFPPHRRYHYSNLAYGLLGAVLERVTGKPWIELVTDRVLAPLSMLRTTYHPHEPFAPGYVVHPLHGTLLEEPRTDTGAMAPAGQLWSTVTDLAKWAAFLADPVPEVLAPDTLTEMSAPVAIGDLESWSGGHGLGLELYRRGDRVLVGHGGSMPGYVALLAVHRRSRTGVVAYANTYGFPIGSLGLAVLDEVLTREPAPAAPAWQPAGPPGPAVAELCGRWWWMGIPHDATAGAGEELVITRLGREPWRFVPEGPDRWRGHAGLNDGETLLVRRDPAGGVEALDIATFVFSRDPDHLA, from the coding sequence GTGACGCTGCTACCGGAGACGACCCGGCTGATCGACGTGCTGGTCGCCGATGCCCAGGCCGCCGGGCGGGCACCCTCGGTCGTGGTGGGTGTGGTCCGCGACGGCACGGTGGCGTACATCGCCGGGGCCGGCGAGCACCCGGCGCCCGCCGCGGGCACCCAGTACCGGATCGGGTCCATCTCCAAGACCCTCACCGCCGTGCTGATCATGCAGCTGCGCGACGAGGGCCGGCTGGCGCTGGACGACCTGCTCTACCGCCACCTCCCCGGTACGCCGGTCGGCGGCGTCACGCTGCGCCAGTTGCTCGGGCACGCGGCCGGCCTGCAGCGCGAGCCGGACAGCGCCGGCTGGTGGGAGCGGACCACCGGCACCGACGTGGACACCCTGCTGGCCGGGCTCACCCCGGACAAGCTGGCCTTTCCTCCACATCGGAGGTACCACTACTCCAACCTGGCGTACGGCCTGCTGGGTGCCGTGCTGGAGCGGGTCACCGGCAAGCCGTGGATCGAACTGGTGACCGACCGGGTGCTGGCGCCGCTGTCGATGCTGCGTACGACGTACCACCCGCACGAGCCGTTCGCCCCCGGGTACGTCGTACACCCGCTGCACGGCACCCTGCTGGAGGAGCCGCGCACCGACACCGGCGCGATGGCCCCCGCCGGCCAGCTCTGGTCGACGGTCACCGACCTGGCGAAGTGGGCGGCGTTCCTGGCCGACCCGGTGCCGGAGGTGCTCGCGCCGGACACGCTCACCGAGATGTCCGCCCCGGTGGCGATCGGCGATCTGGAGTCCTGGAGCGGGGGCCACGGCCTGGGACTGGAGCTCTACCGCCGCGGCGACCGCGTCCTGGTCGGGCACGGCGGCTCCATGCCGGGGTACGTCGCGCTGCTGGCCGTGCACCGCCGTTCGCGCACCGGCGTCGTGGCGTACGCCAACACGTACGGCTTTCCGATCGGCTCGCTGGGCCTGGCGGTGCTCGACGAGGTGCTCACCCGGGAGCCGGCGCCGGCCGCCCCGGCGTGGCAGCCCGCGGGCCCGCCCGGGCCGGCGGTCGCCGAGCTGTGCGGCCGCTGGTGGTGGATGGGCATCCCGCACGACGCGACCGCCGGCGCGGGCGAGGAGCTGGTGATCACCCGGCTCGGGCGGGAACCGTGGCGGTTCGTCCCCGAGGGTCCGGATCGGTGGCGCGGCCATGCCGGCCTGAACGACGGCGAGACGCTCCTGGTACGGCGGGACCCGGCGGGCGGCGTGGAGGCGCTCGATATCGCCACGTTTGTCTTCAGCCGGGATCCAGATCACCTGGCCTGA
- a CDS encoding NfeD family protein has protein sequence MDAVLWIVLGVLLAVAEMFTFTFVLIMLSAGAFAAAIAAGLGAGVPAQAAVFAIVSALALVAVRPVIRKHRESMLSSSDTALGVSGALEGSTGLVLEQVDAEHGLIKIEGELWTARAYDATQVLEPGERVRVIEVKGATAMVWRDI, from the coding sequence GTGGATGCTGTTCTCTGGATCGTTCTGGGCGTATTGCTCGCGGTCGCCGAGATGTTTACGTTCACGTTTGTCCTGATCATGCTCTCCGCGGGCGCGTTCGCGGCCGCCATCGCCGCGGGGCTGGGCGCCGGTGTGCCGGCGCAGGCCGCGGTGTTCGCGATCGTGTCCGCGCTGGCGCTGGTCGCGGTGCGGCCGGTCATCAGAAAGCACCGGGAGTCGATGCTCTCCTCCAGCGACACGGCGCTGGGCGTCTCCGGTGCCCTCGAAGGCTCGACCGGGCTGGTCCTGGAGCAGGTGGACGCCGAGCATGGCCTCATCAAGATCGAGGGTGAGTTGTGGACCGCGCGGGCGTACGACGCCACGCAAGTGTTGGAGCCCGGTGAGCGGGTGCGGGTGATAGAGGTCAAGGGCGCCACCGCCATGGTCTGGCGAGACATCTAG
- a CDS encoding SPFH domain-containing protein, with product MEVVIAIVVAFVALFVAITLIRAVRIVPQQRMYVVERLGKYSRTLSPGLNLLVPFIDRVSSKVDLREQVVSFPPQPVITSDNLVVSIDTVLYFRVIDAYDATYAIANFLQGIEQLTITTLRNVIGSLDLEKALTSREEINRHLSMALDEATGRWGIKVTRVEIKAIEPPPSIRDSMEKQMRAERERRATILAAEGHKQAQILTAEGDKQGAVLRADGDRQARILQAEGQAKAIRTVFDAIHTSNPSQKVLAYQYLQALPQIANGQASKVWIVPAELTKALEGLGGALGGLASAAGDEPVVAIDTGDVEREAAAAASAAAAAAQEVQQEVQEAEEQVSGTSGPRGLPAPAPVSPSTLLDQSTPERA from the coding sequence ATGGAAGTTGTCATTGCGATCGTCGTGGCGTTCGTCGCCCTGTTTGTGGCGATCACGCTGATCCGGGCCGTGCGGATCGTGCCGCAGCAACGCATGTACGTGGTCGAGCGGCTGGGCAAGTACTCGCGCACGCTGTCGCCGGGGCTCAACCTGCTGGTGCCGTTCATCGACCGGGTGTCGTCCAAGGTCGACCTGCGCGAGCAGGTGGTGAGCTTCCCGCCGCAGCCGGTGATCACCTCGGACAACCTGGTCGTGTCCATCGACACGGTGCTCTACTTCCGGGTCATCGACGCGTACGACGCCACGTACGCGATCGCCAACTTCCTGCAGGGCATCGAGCAGCTCACCATCACCACGCTGCGAAACGTGATCGGCTCCCTCGACCTGGAGAAGGCGCTCACCAGCCGCGAGGAGATCAACCGGCACCTGTCGATGGCGCTGGACGAGGCCACCGGCCGTTGGGGCATCAAGGTGACCCGCGTGGAGATCAAGGCGATCGAGCCGCCGCCGAGCATCCGCGACTCGATGGAGAAGCAGATGCGGGCCGAGCGCGAGCGGCGGGCGACGATCCTCGCCGCCGAGGGGCACAAGCAGGCGCAGATCCTCACCGCCGAGGGCGACAAGCAGGGCGCGGTGCTGCGCGCCGACGGTGACCGGCAGGCCCGGATCCTGCAGGCCGAGGGACAGGCCAAGGCCATCCGGACGGTGTTCGACGCGATCCACACTTCCAACCCGAGCCAGAAGGTGCTCGCCTACCAGTACCTGCAGGCGCTCCCGCAGATCGCCAACGGCCAGGCCAGCAAGGTGTGGATCGTCCCGGCCGAGCTGACCAAGGCCCTGGAGGGCCTCGGTGGCGCGCTCGGTGGCCTCGCGTCGGCCGCTGGCGACGAGCCGGTCGTGGCCATCGACACCGGCGATGTCGAGCGCGAGGCGGCCGCCGCCGCGAGTGCCGCCGCGGCCGCCGCGCAAGAGGTCCAGCAGGAGGTCCAGGAGGCCGAGGAGCAGGTCTCGGGTACGTCGGGGCCGCGCGGCCTGCCCGCCCCTGCGCCGGTGTCCCCGTCGACGCTGCTGGACCAGTCCACACCGGAGCGCGCCTGA
- a CDS encoding TrmH family RNA methyltransferase → MEVVTDPGDPRISDYRALTDVELRTRWEPPHGLFIAEGELVLRRALRAGYRPRSFLLDEKRLDQFGDLQQAPVYAASQDVLEKATGFHVHRGVLASFHRRALPAADEVLAAAHRVAILEDVNNHTNLGAIFRGAAALGVDAVLLSPSCADPLYRRSVRVSMGEVFAVPYATLAPWPEALDKVKAAGFTVLAMTPAPDAVPIQKVGPVRAALLLGAEGPGLSRAAQAASDVRVVIPMRRGVDSLNVAAAAAVAFWELGRDDVPDRP, encoded by the coding sequence GTGGAGGTCGTTACGGATCCGGGGGATCCGCGGATATCGGACTATCGGGCGCTGACCGATGTGGAGCTGCGTACGCGGTGGGAGCCGCCGCACGGGCTCTTCATCGCCGAAGGGGAGCTGGTGCTGCGGCGGGCGCTGCGGGCCGGCTACCGGCCCCGGTCGTTCCTGCTCGACGAGAAGCGCCTGGACCAGTTCGGGGACCTCCAGCAGGCCCCCGTGTACGCCGCCAGCCAGGACGTACTCGAAAAAGCGACCGGTTTCCACGTACACCGTGGCGTGCTGGCGTCGTTTCACCGGCGTGCGCTGCCGGCGGCGGACGAGGTGCTCGCGGCCGCGCACCGCGTCGCGATCCTGGAGGACGTCAACAACCACACCAACCTCGGCGCGATCTTCCGGGGCGCGGCGGCGCTCGGCGTGGACGCGGTGCTGCTGTCGCCCAGCTGCGCGGATCCGCTGTACCGGCGCAGCGTCCGGGTGAGCATGGGTGAGGTGTTCGCGGTGCCGTACGCGACGCTGGCGCCCTGGCCGGAGGCCCTCGACAAGGTCAAGGCCGCCGGCTTCACCGTCCTGGCGATGACCCCGGCGCCGGACGCGGTGCCCATCCAGAAGGTCGGGCCTGTCCGGGCGGCGCTGCTGCTGGGCGCGGAGGGGCCGGGGCTGTCCAGGGCCGCACAAGCAGCCAGCGACGTGCGGGTCGTCATCCCCATGCGGCGCGGGGTCGACTCGCTGAACGTCGCCGCGGCGGCCGCCGTCGCGTTCTGGGAACTCGGTAGGGACGATGTTCCCGACCGTCCGTGA
- a CDS encoding PucR family transcriptional regulator, translated as MFPTVREVIGLDPVRHGEPRVVAGEAGLDRPVRWVHVAEVPDIASLLRGGELVLTTGIGLPADDAGVRAFIADLADVGVAGLVVELGRRYTGSVPRVMIAAAQRRGMPLVELRRATPFVRITEAVHALIVDAQLTELRATEEIHQRFTELSVEGAEPAEVVHQAAELAGCPVVLENLSRQVLAYDTAGDSAELLLDGWEQHSRRIQPAGRTAFDADAGWLVTTVGARGQDWGRLLARWPGDGAPPTRLSILLERAASTLALGRLIRRDAEGLERQIHHTLLTALLDHAQPVDEVALRARALGVPLDRRHLVGVVVRPREDPDAVQLRDLAEAVSHALREAKLTGLASALDDHAVGALIALPGAAAEDQSLSAFASALHRVRGEAPPAVVVAAGSRVETLREARRSLVEARQVADAARHGRRDVPVFRLPHVGLAGLLHLLRDEPRLQTFVERELGGLLAYDAQHPRERLLGTLRAFLDSGRNKSAAAAAAHLSRPALYERLARIERILGVNLDSVDDSLSLHVALLALDAVRDRNMKH; from the coding sequence ATGTTCCCGACCGTCCGTGAGGTGATCGGGCTCGACCCGGTCCGGCACGGCGAGCCCCGCGTGGTGGCGGGGGAGGCCGGGTTGGACCGGCCGGTGCGGTGGGTGCACGTGGCCGAGGTGCCGGACATCGCGTCGCTGCTGCGCGGCGGGGAGCTGGTGCTGACCACCGGCATCGGGCTGCCGGCGGACGACGCGGGGGTGCGGGCGTTCATCGCGGACCTGGCCGACGTGGGCGTGGCGGGGCTGGTCGTGGAGCTGGGCCGGCGCTACACCGGCAGCGTGCCCAGGGTCATGATCGCGGCCGCCCAGCGTCGCGGCATGCCGCTGGTGGAGCTGCGCCGGGCCACCCCGTTCGTACGGATCACCGAGGCGGTGCACGCGCTCATCGTGGACGCCCAGCTCACCGAGCTGCGCGCGACCGAGGAGATCCACCAGCGGTTCACCGAGCTGTCGGTCGAGGGCGCCGAGCCGGCCGAGGTGGTGCATCAGGCCGCTGAGCTGGCCGGCTGCCCGGTCGTGCTGGAGAACCTGTCCCGCCAGGTGCTCGCGTACGACACCGCCGGGGACAGCGCCGAGCTGCTCCTGGACGGGTGGGAGCAGCACTCGCGGCGGATCCAGCCGGCGGGGCGCACGGCGTTCGACGCGGACGCGGGGTGGCTGGTCACCACCGTGGGTGCCCGCGGGCAGGACTGGGGCCGGCTGCTGGCGCGCTGGCCCGGCGACGGCGCCCCGCCCACCCGACTGTCCATCCTGCTCGAACGCGCCGCGTCCACCCTCGCGCTCGGCCGGCTCATCCGCCGCGACGCCGAGGGCCTCGAACGCCAGATCCACCACACCCTGCTCACCGCCCTGCTCGACCACGCCCAGCCGGTGGACGAGGTGGCGCTGCGGGCCCGCGCGCTGGGCGTACCGCTGGACCGGCGGCACCTCGTGGGCGTCGTGGTCCGCCCCCGCGAGGACCCGGACGCGGTGCAGCTGCGCGACCTGGCCGAGGCGGTCAGCCACGCGCTGCGCGAGGCCAAGCTCACCGGCCTGGCCAGCGCGCTCGACGACCACGCCGTGGGCGCGCTGATCGCGCTGCCCGGCGCCGCCGCCGAGGATCAGTCGCTGTCCGCGTTCGCGTCCGCCCTTCATCGGGTACGCGGGGAGGCCCCGCCCGCCGTGGTCGTGGCCGCGGGGTCCCGGGTCGAGACGCTGCGGGAGGCCCGGCGTTCGCTGGTCGAGGCCCGGCAGGTCGCCGACGCCGCCCGGCACGGCCGGCGGGACGTGCCGGTGTTCCGGCTCCCGCACGTCGGGCTGGCCGGGCTGCTGCACCTGCTGCGGGACGAGCCGCGGCTGCAGACGTTCGTGGAGCGGGAGCTGGGCGGGCTGCTCGCGTACGACGCCCAGCACCCGCGCGAGCGGCTGCTGGGGACGCTGCGGGCGTTTCTGGACAGCGGGCGGAACAAGTCCGCCGCCGCGGCGGCCGCCCATCTGTCCCGGCCCGCGCTGTACGAGCGGCTGGCCCGCATCGAGCGCATCCTCGGCGTGAACCTGGACTCGGTGGACGACAGCCTGTCCCTGCATGTGGCCCTGCTCGCCCTCGACGCCGTCCGGGACCGAAACATGAAACATTGA
- a CDS encoding YncE family protein has protein sequence MRSPRKSALAVAALLLSTLVVQTGSAPAQAAALRNVLLVGNAYGGTVSFIDETTFANLGTLNVIPDLQQRINEMSLVERTAYEIVRAENGDKFVDDMFVSPDGRTMYVSRANLPDVVAIDLVTHRQVWRFKLEGYHADHMAISPDGSKIVVSDTTVNEAQVIDARTGTEVAEFPTGSYPHANDYSPDGTKLYNSSIGMVSLPQWMEWAKGPGSSPSWTPPRSRSPASTPSTTAYARPSSRRTTRPCTPSSRTSTASSSTTW, from the coding sequence ATGCGCTCACCGAGGAAAAGCGCCCTGGCCGTGGCGGCTCTGCTCCTGAGCACGCTCGTCGTCCAGACCGGCTCCGCACCCGCGCAGGCGGCGGCGCTGCGCAACGTGCTGCTGGTCGGCAACGCGTACGGCGGCACCGTCAGCTTCATCGACGAGACGACATTCGCGAACCTGGGCACCCTCAACGTCATCCCCGACCTGCAGCAGCGCATCAACGAGATGAGCCTGGTCGAGCGGACCGCCTACGAGATCGTCCGCGCGGAGAACGGCGACAAGTTCGTCGACGACATGTTCGTCTCGCCCGACGGCCGCACCATGTACGTCTCCCGCGCCAACCTGCCCGACGTCGTCGCCATCGACCTGGTCACCCACCGCCAGGTGTGGCGCTTCAAGCTGGAGGGCTACCACGCCGACCACATGGCGATCTCGCCCGACGGCAGCAAGATCGTCGTCTCGGACACCACCGTGAACGAGGCACAGGTGATCGACGCCCGCACCGGCACGGAGGTGGCGGAGTTCCCGACCGGCAGCTACCCGCACGCCAACGACTACTCGCCGGACGGCACCAAGCTCTACAACTCCAGCATCGGCATGGTCTCGCTGCCGCAGTGGATGGAGTGGGCCAAGGGGCCAGGCAGCTCACCGTCGTGGACCCCACCACGTTCAAGGTCACCCGCGTCTACACCTTCGACCACGGCGTACGCCCGGCCGTCTTCACGCCGGACAACAAGACCATGTACGCCCAGCTCTCGTACCTCAACGGCTTCATCGAGTACGACCTGGTGA
- a CDS encoding YncE family protein, giving the protein MYAQLSYLNGFIEYDLVNGRIVRTVTMPYSAEGQAMSPDDYPGNSAHHGMAMSGDGTKLCMAGTIDDYAAIVSRPGLSTDRIIPVGDIPYWTQTSTDGRYCYVSLSGADQVVVISYATSQIVARVPVGDFPQRERNQKVTEEAIAAL; this is encoded by the coding sequence ATGTACGCCCAGCTCTCGTACCTCAACGGCTTCATCGAGTACGACCTGGTGAACGGCAGGATCGTACGGACGGTCACCATGCCGTACAGCGCCGAGGGGCAGGCGATGAGCCCGGACGACTACCCGGGCAACTCGGCGCACCACGGGATGGCGATGTCCGGCGACGGCACCAAGCTCTGCATGGCCGGCACGATCGACGACTACGCCGCGATCGTGTCCCGGCCGGGGCTGAGCACCGACCGGATCATCCCGGTGGGCGACATTCCGTACTGGACGCAGACCAGCACGGACGGCAGGTACTGCTACGTGTCGCTGAGCGGTGCCGACCAGGTGGTGGTCATCTCCTACGCGACCTCGCAGATCGTGGCGCGCGTACCGGTCGGCGACTTCCCCCAGCGGGAGCGCAACCAAAAGGTCACCGAGGAAGCCATCGCGGCCCTCTAG
- the murD gene encoding UDP-N-acetylmuramoyl-L-alanine--D-glutamate ligase has product MRLSDLRDRSVAVWGSGREGVAAAAAIAPVGPADLVAVDDTLNFLALDWAQSRARDVPLITGDGCFDALMGAEVIVRSPGIGQTHPWIIEARRRGIEVTGGTALWMADHAGATVGVTGSKGKSTTTTLIHHLLGGVGRPAVLGGNIGTAPLDLPPAQQYVLELSCYQCADLADSPRVAALTALFPEHLDWHGGEEEYYRDKLNLVAHGPEHVVYNAADERLAARVTGRAAGLPDGFHVDGGQVRFRGEPLFARTVLGLVGIHNERNLCVALTVLDSLGVDCVAERDALAAAVSSYQPLPHRLTEIADPSGLTFVDDTLATSPYASMHAIDAYEGRALTVIVGGTDRGLDYTPLRDHLATRTLTVIGIPDSGARIVETLADLPGVRTEVAEDLVAAVRLARKLTPVGGAVLLSPAAPSYGRFRNFEHRSEVFLQAVRDTA; this is encoded by the coding sequence GTGCGCCTATCTGACCTGCGGGACCGTTCCGTGGCTGTGTGGGGATCCGGCCGCGAGGGTGTGGCCGCCGCCGCGGCGATCGCGCCCGTCGGGCCGGCGGACCTGGTCGCGGTCGACGACACCCTCAACTTCCTGGCCCTGGACTGGGCGCAGAGCCGGGCCCGGGACGTGCCGCTGATCACCGGCGACGGCTGCTTCGACGCGCTGATGGGCGCCGAGGTCATCGTCCGCTCGCCGGGCATCGGGCAGACCCACCCGTGGATCATCGAGGCCCGTCGCCGGGGCATCGAGGTGACCGGCGGCACCGCGCTGTGGATGGCCGACCACGCGGGCGCCACCGTCGGCGTGACCGGCAGCAAGGGCAAGAGCACGACCACCACGCTCATCCACCACCTGCTCGGCGGGGTGGGCCGGCCCGCGGTGCTCGGCGGCAACATCGGCACCGCGCCGCTCGACCTGCCGCCGGCGCAGCAGTACGTGCTGGAGCTGTCCTGCTACCAGTGCGCCGACCTGGCGGACTCGCCGCGGGTGGCCGCGCTGACCGCCCTCTTCCCCGAGCACCTGGACTGGCACGGGGGCGAGGAGGAGTACTACCGCGACAAGCTCAACCTCGTCGCGCACGGGCCGGAGCACGTCGTCTACAACGCGGCGGACGAGCGGCTCGCGGCGCGCGTCACCGGCCGCGCGGCCGGGCTCCCCGACGGATTCCACGTCGACGGCGGCCAGGTGCGCTTCCGGGGCGAGCCGCTGTTCGCGCGTACGGTGCTGGGGCTCGTGGGCATCCACAACGAGCGCAACCTGTGCGTGGCGCTGACCGTGCTCGACTCGCTCGGCGTGGACTGCGTCGCCGAGCGGGACGCCCTGGCCGCGGCGGTGTCGTCGTACCAGCCGCTGCCGCACCGGCTGACCGAGATCGCCGACCCGTCGGGGCTCACGTTCGTCGACGACACGCTCGCCACCAGCCCGTACGCCTCGATGCACGCGATCGACGCGTACGAGGGGCGGGCGCTGACGGTGATCGTGGGTGGGACCGACCGCGGGCTGGACTACACGCCGCTGCGCGACCATCTGGCCACGCGCACCCTAACCGTCATCGGGATCCCGGACAGCGGGGCGCGCATCGTCGAGACGCTCGCCGACCTGCCCGGCGTACGCACCGAGGTGGCCGAGGATTTGGTCGCGGCCGTACGGCTGGCGCGCAAGCTGACCCCGGTGGGCGGCGCGGTGCTGCTGTCTCCGGCGGCACCCAGCTACGGGCGGTTCCGCAACTTCGAGCACCGCTCCGAGGTCTTCCTCCAGGCCGTACGCGACACCGCCTAG
- a CDS encoding ATP-binding protein, which produces MFPTAHEDAIAISGIPEDVPERVAAVARSRLHNAYREIAQMSRSAPVVSVGPVSVLRTSVRKNDRARSGDEDVSTAERAGRYQAVPPRFRFDQLVLPDPLNESLLTAAEAIRLRGKIYDEWGLRTIEPSPSTALNLHGPPGTGKTLAAHAIADRLGLNVIVAGYAELESKFHGDGPKNIKAAFHAAEQQRALLLVDEADSLLSRRLTNVTQGSEQAINSMRSQIVLCLDAFAGVVVFSTNLVENYDRAFESRVRHFHFPLPDQATRLQIWRKLLVPALPLAPDVAVEALTAATEDFSGRDVKLVIVAAAERAALAGKGALDIADFLTSIEQVSSARITPPAPQSRPATPEERAAIEEQLNKAS; this is translated from the coding sequence ATGTTCCCGACCGCGCACGAAGACGCCATCGCGATCAGCGGCATTCCCGAGGACGTGCCGGAGCGCGTCGCGGCGGTGGCGCGCAGCCGGCTGCACAACGCCTACCGCGAGATAGCCCAGATGTCCCGCTCGGCGCCGGTCGTGTCGGTAGGACCGGTGAGCGTCCTACGCACATCGGTGAGGAAGAACGACCGTGCACGGAGCGGCGACGAAGACGTCTCCACCGCCGAACGCGCCGGCCGGTACCAGGCCGTGCCGCCCCGGTTCCGGTTCGACCAACTGGTCCTGCCCGATCCGCTGAACGAGTCGCTGCTCACCGCCGCGGAGGCGATCCGCCTGCGCGGCAAGATCTACGACGAGTGGGGCCTGCGGACCATCGAGCCGTCGCCCAGCACCGCGCTCAACCTGCACGGCCCACCGGGTACGGGCAAGACGCTGGCCGCCCACGCGATCGCCGACCGGCTCGGCCTCAACGTGATCGTGGCGGGGTACGCCGAGTTGGAGAGCAAGTTTCACGGTGACGGCCCGAAGAACATCAAGGCGGCCTTCCACGCGGCCGAGCAGCAGCGGGCCCTGCTACTGGTGGACGAGGCGGACTCGCTGCTGTCCCGGCGCCTGACCAACGTGACCCAGGGCTCGGAGCAGGCGATCAACTCGATGCGCAGCCAGATCGTGCTCTGCCTCGACGCGTTCGCCGGCGTGGTGGTCTTCTCCACCAACCTGGTGGAAAACTACGACCGCGCGTTCGAGTCGCGGGTCCGGCACTTCCACTTTCCGCTGCCCGACCAGGCCACCCGGCTGCAGATCTGGCGCAAGCTGCTGGTGCCCGCGCTGCCGCTGGCGCCCGATGTGGCGGTCGAGGCCCTCACCGCAGCCACCGAGGACTTCAGCGGCCGGGACGTCAAGCTGGTCATCGTCGCCGCCGCCGAGCGGGCCGCACTGGCCGGCAAGGGCGCGCTGGACATCGCCGACTTCCTCACGTCGATCGAGCAGGTGAGCTCGGCGCGCATCACACCGCCCGCGCCGCAGAGCCGCCCGGCGACGCCGGAGGAGCGGGCCGCCATCGAGGAGCAACTGAACAAGGCGTCCTAG